The bacterium genome includes a window with the following:
- a CDS encoding DUF1501 domain-containing protein: MPSLPRHQFAGSSRLMKYRRRDLLRTAVGLAPGLLFTPIRQSRASALGRYVVVVHLRGGADGLGLVFPTRDPDYFEARPTLANYSGLLLTDRFAMHAGLSELHSFFSRGDLAVFHGVGVENATRAHQRSQARLADSLWATENAPPKWLDPTGETTLDAQLERAAERIASDAGSGVLVVTQSGWDTHRDQAGQLERLTRDLSGGLADFKHRLGANWPRVRCLIVSEFGRTARENRYGGTDHGSGAVALLLGRGINERRVVDAQGRWPGLSRSALCDGRDLPVLTDLRALFREAAHSSREDFWG, translated from the coding sequence ATGCCGAGTCTACCCCGTCATCAATTCGCAGGAAGTAGTCGCCTGATGAAGTATCGACGTCGCGATCTGTTGCGAACAGCCGTTGGCCTTGCACCCGGTCTACTCTTCACACCGATACGACAAAGCCGCGCCTCCGCACTCGGTCGCTACGTGGTGGTAGTCCACTTGAGAGGTGGTGCCGACGGCCTCGGGCTCGTCTTTCCAACTCGAGACCCAGATTACTTCGAGGCGCGGCCGACCCTCGCCAACTATAGCGGCCTCTTGTTAACCGATCGATTCGCGATGCACGCCGGGCTGAGCGAGCTCCACTCGTTCTTTTCGCGAGGTGATTTGGCTGTATTTCACGGTGTGGGCGTCGAGAACGCGACGCGGGCTCATCAGCGGTCGCAGGCACGGCTCGCAGACTCGCTGTGGGCGACCGAGAACGCGCCACCCAAATGGCTCGATCCGACTGGCGAAACCACGCTCGATGCACAACTTGAACGCGCGGCCGAACGAATCGCGTCGGATGCCGGCTCGGGTGTGTTAGTCGTCACCCAAAGCGGCTGGGACACGCATCGCGATCAAGCCGGTCAGCTCGAACGACTTACTCGTGATCTCTCGGGCGGTCTCGCTGATTTCAAGCACCGCCTGGGCGCAAACTGGCCTCGAGTGCGTTGTCTGATAGTCAGCGAGTTTGGGCGAACCGCGCGCGAGAACCGATACGGTGGGACCGATCATGGCAGTGGAGCGGTAGCGCTACTGCTGGGCCGCGGCATCAACGAACGCCGCGTTGTCGATGCGCAAGGTCGCTGGCCGGGGTTGTCTCGTTCGGCTCTATGCGATGGTCGGGATCTGCCGGTGTTGACCGATCTTCGGGCGTTGTTTCGGGAAGCTGCGCATTCCTCTCGAGAGGACTTCTGGGGATGA